A region of Drosophila suzukii chromosome 2L, CBGP_Dsuzu_IsoJpt1.0, whole genome shotgun sequence DNA encodes the following proteins:
- the LOC108013535 gene encoding uncharacterized protein: MKLFHLFTLTPLHIFHSLYCPFGLSQTSVANPRPRPYQPTYAHFSLDFAAQIDNVSWPRWPI, translated from the coding sequence ATGAAACTTTTCCACCTTTTCACACTCACTCCATTACACATTTTTCATTCGCTTTATTGCCCTTTTGGGCTGTCACAAACAAGTGTGGCCAACCCGAGGCCACGCCCATATCAACCCACATACGCCCACTTTTCTTTGGATTTCGCCGCACAAATCGACAATGTCTCCTGGCCACGCTGGccaatttaa